One region of Camelina sativa cultivar DH55 chromosome 6, Cs, whole genome shotgun sequence genomic DNA includes:
- the LOC109124453 gene encoding 60S ribosomal protein L7-2-like has protein sequence ITISKDLLRYCCPLICCSFELFCSINAIDPKTKKILQLLRLRQIFNGVFLKVNKATMNMLRRVEPYVTYGFPNLKSVKELIYKRGYGKLNHQRIALTDNSIVEQALGKHGIICTEDLIHEILTVGPHFKEANNFLWPFQLKAPLGGLKKKRNHYVEGGDAGNRENFINELIRRMN, from the exons ATTACCATTTCCAAAGACTTGTTGCGATATTGTTGCCCCTTAATCTGTTGTTCCTTTGAATTATTTTGCAGTATCAATGCCATTGACCCTAAGACCAAGAAGATTCTCCAGCTTTTGCGTTTGAGACAG ATCTTCAATGGCGTTTTCCTTAAAGTCAACAAGGCCACTATGAACATGCTTCGTCGTGTTGAGCCCTATGTGACTTACGG GTTCCCTAACTTGAAGAGTGTCAAGGAATTGATCTACAAGAGAGGTTATGGAAAGCTAAACCACCAGAGGATAGCTTTGACTGACAACTCTATCGTTGAGCAG GCTTTGGGAAAGCACGGGATCATCTGCACTGAGGATTTGATCCACGAGATTCTAACAGTTGGACCTCATTTCAAGGAAGCCAACAACTTCCTGTGGCCATTCCAGCTCAAGGCACCACTCGGTGGcctcaagaagaagagaaatcacTACGTGGAAGGTGGTGATGCCGGAAACCGTGAGAACTTCATCAATGAGCTTATCAGGAGGATGAATTAG
- the LOC104789887 gene encoding uncharacterized protein LOC104789887, giving the protein MLGAGFQLTRGRHGEDPFYCSAKARRANHQRIDDDVSNVPQSAPSKDYLSDSKHLLPSSATSSSSRSNLQRFLDSVTPSVPAQYLSKTSLLERRADDAAAAAVPYFVLGDIWESFAEWSAYGTGVPLVLNNNNNKEDRVIQYYVPSLSAIQVYAHSHHHPFNSSLQPRRPGDSSDSDFRDSSSDVSSDSDSERLSASLHHISLTDQLHDEDSSSDDGEPLCSQGRLMIFEYLERDLPYIREPLADKVFDLAAQFPELKTLKSCDLLPSSWFSVAWYPIYRIPTGPTLKDLDACFLTYHSLHTPSRGEDSAQPRESEKMSLPVFGLASYKLRGSLWTPDGGSEHQLVNSLFQAADKWLRSYHVSHPDFLFFCRR; this is encoded by the exons ATGTTGGGCGCTGGATTTCAGTTGACGCGTGGTCGACACGGCGAGGATCCATTCTACTGTTCCGCAAAAGCTCGCAGGGCCAATCATCAGCGCATCGACGACGACGTCTCTAATGTCCCACAATCTGCTCCTTCCAAGGATTACCTCAGCGATTCTAAACATTTACTCCCGTCCTCCGctacttcttcgtcttctcgtAGTAATCTTCAACGGTTTTTAGACTCCGTCACACCATCCGTTCCCGCCCAGTATCTCTCtaag ACATCGCTACTTGAAAGAAGAGCCGatgatgctgctgctgctgctgtgcCTTACTTTGTGCTTGGAGATATTTGGGAATCATTTGCTGAGTGGAGTGCTTACGGCACCGGAGTGCCtcttgttttgaataacaacaacaacaaggaggATCGTGTTATCCAATACTATGTCCCTTCTTTGTCAGCCATTCAAGTCTATGctcattctcatcatcatccctTTAATTCCTCTCTTCAACCAAG GCGTCCAGGTGATAGTAGCGATAGCGATTTCCGGGATTCTAGTAGCGATGTCAGCAGCGATAGTGATTCTGAACGTCTTTCTGCTAGTCTGCACCATATCTCATTGACAGATCAACTTCACGACGAAGATTCATCCAGTGATGACGGCGAACCTTTATGCTCTCAGGGTCGTTTGATGATCTTTGAGTATCTTGAAAGAGACCTTCCTTACATCCGCGAACCTTTGGCTGATAAG GTTTTTGACCTCGCAGCCCAGTTTCCCGAGCTGAAGACGTTGAAAAGCTGTGACTTACTTCCGTCAAGCTGGTTCTCTGTGGCATG GTACCCAATTTACAGAATACCCACAGGACCAACACTCAAGGACCTGGATGCTTGTTTCTTGACGTATCATTCCCTACACACACCGTCTAGAG GTGAAGATAGTGCACAACCAAGGGAGAGTGAGAAGATGTCATTGCCTGTATTTGGGCTTGCTTCATACAAGTTAAGAGGTTCTTTGTGGACGCCCGATGGGGGTTCAGAGCACCAGCTCGTGAACTCTCTGTTCCAAGCGGCTGACAAGTGGCTGCGTTCTTATCATGTCAGCCACCCtgatttcctcttcttctgccGCCGTTGA
- the LOC104789889 gene encoding sulfhydryl oxidase 2: MSLVHLLLFFGLVIAASSTPGSRLILREIADQKDRAVELNTSNFDSVLKDTPAKYAVVEFFAHWCPACRNYKPHYEKVARLFNGPDAIHPGIVLMTRVDCALKTNTKLCDKFSVSHYPMLFWGPPTKFVSATWEPQKDKSEILVIDDGRTADRLLNWINKQIDSSYALDDQNFENEHALSNHTDYNQISQAVYDVEEATAEAFDIILLQKAIKSSETSASFIRFIQLLAAHHLSRRCRKGAAEILVNYDDLCPSGNCSYEKSGGKDTLGNFPICGKDVPRGYYMFCRGSKNDTRGFSCGLWVLMHSLSVRVEDGESQFAFTAICDFVNNFFMCDECRLHFNDMCLSVKTPFKKARDFVLWVWSTHNKVNERLMKDEASLGTGDPKFPKIIWPPKELCPLCYLSSKSIEWDHDHVYNFLKNYYGPKLVSLYKEKSVIGSNEETVPATEDLTVATNALVVPIGAALAIAIASCAFGALACYWRTQQKNRKPRRSWN; the protein is encoded by the exons ATGTCTTTGGTGCATCTGCTTTTGTTCTTCGGCCTTGTAATCGCCGCGTCTTCCACCCCTGGCTCGCGCTTGATTCTCCGGGAAATCGCCGATCAAAAAGACAGAGCTGTTGAATTGAACACTTCCAACTTCGATTCAGTTCTTAAAGACACCCCCGCCAAGTATGCCGTCGTCGAATTCTTCGCTCACTG GTGTCCTGCCTGTAGAAACTACAAG CCTCATTACGAGAAGGTCGCAAGGCTCTTCAATGGACCAGACGCAATACATCCCGGAATCGTTTTGATGACCAGAGTTGATTGTGCATTGAAG ACGAATACCAAGCTCTGTGACAAGTTCTCTGTTTCTCATTATCCAATGCTCTTTTGGGGTCCTCCTACAAAGTTTGTCTCTGCCACTTGGGAACCTCAAAAGGATAAAAGCGAGATCCTTGTTATTGATGACGGCCGCACAGCTGACCGTTTGCTCAACTGGATTAACAAGCAGATAGACAG TTCTTATGCCTTGGATGATCAGAATTTCGAAAACGAACATGCCCTGTCGAATCATACCGACTACAACCAG ATTTCTCAGGCTGTGTATGACGTTGAGGAAGCAACCGCAGAAGCTTTTGATATCATTTTACTGCAGAAG GCCATTAAGTCATCTGAAACAAGTGCTtcatttataagatttattCAGCTTCTAGCAGCACATCATCTTTCCAGGAG GTGTCGGAAAGGAGCTGCAGAAATTCTAGTGAACTATGATGATTTATGCCCTTCTGGAAATTGCTCTTATGAAAAATCTGGAGGGAAGGATACCCTGGGAAATTTCCCTATTTGTGGAAAGGATGTTCCACGTGGATACTAC ATGTTTTGCCGTGGCAGCAAGAACGATACTCGTGGATTCAG CTGTGGATTATGGGTTCTGATGCATTCACTTTCCGTGAGGGTTGAGGATGGAGAAAGTCAATTTGCATTCACGGCAATATGCGATTTCGTCAACAACTTCTTCATGTGTGATGAATGCCGCCTGCATTTCAACGACATGTGTTTGAG TGTCAAAACCCCTTTCAAAAAGGCACGTGATTTCGTCTTGTGGGTGTGGAGCACACACAACAAGGTCAACGAGAGGCTCATGAAGGACGAAGCTTCTCTTGGTACAGGTGACCCCAAGTTCCCCAAGATCATATGGCCACCAAAGGAGCTCTGCCCATTGTGCTATCTCTCAAGTAAAAGCATAGAGTGGGACCACGACCATGTCTACAATTTTTTGAAGAACTACTATGGGCCTAAGCTCGTCTCCCTTTACAAGGAAAAGAGTGTCATCGGGAGCAACGAAGAGACTGTTCCAGCCACTGAAGACTTGACAGTAGCCACCAACGCTCTGGTTGTGCCGATTGGAGCTGCATTGGCAATAGCCATCGCCAGCTGTGCATTTGGGGCGCTTGCCTGTTACTGGAGGACACAGCAGAAGAATCGCAA GCCGAGGAGAAGCTGGAACTAA
- the LOC104789888 gene encoding uncharacterized protein LOC104789888 — translation MGDHFVLLVDRLITESTIEAAIQRRNRMLQANTPVEECTVLDEKTLEKLRNGDLSMAQCRICHDEDLDSSMETPCSCSGSLKYAHRRCVQRWCNEKGDTNCEICHQEFKPDYTAPPPLLELGHVPLHFRGNWGISQREHRFITVVPADSTFIDQQYPLSSTTSFICCRSLVLIFMALLILRHTLPLVLTGSNLHVFPLFTLLFLRVLGIMLPIYVVTKAVATCRRHSQTSDTSYSEDSSDDETESWRLPQTQSYIIGVR, via the exons ATGGGAGATCACTTCGTGCTGCTGGTGGATCGGTTGATAACAGAATCCACCATCGAGGCTGCCATTCAGAGAAGGAACCGTATGTTGCAAGCTAATACACCCGTCGAGGAATGTACGGTCCTCGATGAGAAAACGCTTGAGAAGCTGCGTAACGGTGATCTGTCAATGGCGCAGTGCAGGATATGTCACGACGAGGACTTGGATTCAAGCATGGAGACTCCTTGTTCTTGCAGCGGCAGCTTGAAG TATGCGCATCGGAGGTGCGTGCAGAGATGGTGTAACGAGAAAGGTGATACCAACTGCGAGATTTGCCATCAG GAATTCAAGCCGGATTATACAGCACCGCCTccgttgctagagttgggtcatgtTCCTCTCCATTTCAGGGGAAACTGGGGAATCTCTCAACGGGAGCATCGTTTCATCACAGTTGTACCTGCTGATTCCACTTTTATCGACCAACAATATCCTCTTTCTTCCACCACAAGCTTTATCTGCTGCCGTTCCCTTGTCCTCATT TTCATGGCTCTTCTCATTCTCCGACATACTCTCCCTCTAGTCCTCACCGGATCAAACCTCCATGTCTTCCCTTTGTTCACG ttgttgtttctaAGAGTACTCGGAATCATGCTACCCATCTATGTCGTCACCAAAGCAGTCGCTACCTGCCGCCGCCATTCTCAGACCTCAGACACCTCTTACTCCGAAGATTCATCGGATGATGAAACAGAATCATGGCGCCTGCCTCAAACGCAATCTTACATTATAGGCGTGCGATAA